The Fusobacterium necrophorum subsp. necrophorum genome has a window encoding:
- a CDS encoding VirB3 family type IV secretion system protein, whose amino-acid sequence MNEIKEIKDFKQMRVCKNLIKPETFNGVDIVGFVTNIMLGLFFTIVCKIYYLGIFFLIVHFVLRKICKKDGRIISIFLQSYVKEKKIYYKG is encoded by the coding sequence ATGAATGAAATTAAAGAAATTAAAGATTTCAAACAAATGAGAGTTTGCAAAAATTTAATAAAACCTGAGACTTTTAATGGAGTAGATATTGTTGGATTTGTTACTAATATAATGCTTGGCTTATTTTTTACAATTGTATGTAAAATTTATTATTTGGGAATTTTCTTTTTAATTGTACATTTCGTCTTAAGAAAAATTTGTAAAAAAGATGGAAGAATTATCTCAATTTTTTTACAAAGCTATGTAAAAGAAAAAAAAATTTATTATAAAGGATAG